Proteins found in one Salvelinus alpinus chromosome 11, SLU_Salpinus.1, whole genome shotgun sequence genomic segment:
- the LOC139533271 gene encoding germ cell nuclear acidic protein-like, producing the protein MIFIYMEESCQSTTQLRGDSCGETAAGRQLRGDSCGETAAGRQLEPAAGRQLRGDSSSQLRGDSSSQLRGDSSSQLRGDSCGETAAGRQLEPAAGRQLRGESSSQLRGDSCGERARASCGETAAGRQLEPAAGRQLEPAAGRQLEPAAGRQLRGDSSSQLRGDSCGETARASCGETAAGRQLEPAAGRQLEPAAGRQLRGDSCGETARASCGETARASCGETAAGRQLEPAAGRQLRGDSSSQLRGDSCGETAQASCGETAAGRLPSTVSPSTVSPSTVSPSPSLQSV; encoded by the exons ATGATATTTATCTACATGGAGGAATCCTGTCAGTCCACTACACAGCTGCGGGGAGACAGCTGCGGGGAGACAGCTGCGGGGAGACAGCTGCGGGGAGACAGCTGCGGGGAGACAGCTGCGGGGAGACAGCTCGAGCCAGCTGCGGGGAGACAGCTGCGGGGAGACAGCTCGAGCCAGCTGCGGGGAGACAGCTCGAGCCAGCTGCGGGGAGACAGCTCGAGCCAGCTGCGGGGAGACAGCTGCGGGGAGACAGCTGCGGGGAGACAGCTCGAGCCAGCTGCGGGGAGACAGCTGCGGGGAGAGAGCTCGAGCCAGCTGCGGGGAGACAGCTGCGGGGAGAGAGCTCGAGCCAGCTGCGGGGAGACAGCTGCGGGGAGACAGCTCGAGCCAGCTGCGGGGAGACAGCTCGAGCCAGCTGCGGGGAGACAGCTCGAGCCAGCTGCGGGGAGACAGCTGCGGGGAGACAGCTCGAGCCAGCTGCGGGGAGACAGCTGCGGGGAGACAGCTCGAGCCAGCTGCGGTGAGACAGCTGCGGGGAGACAGCTCGAGCCAGCTGCGGGGAGACAGCTCGAGCCAGCTGCGGGGAGACAGCTGCGGGGAGACAGCTGCGGGGAGACAGCTCGAGCCAGCTGCGGGGAGACAGCTCGAGCCAGCTGCGGGGAGACAGCTGCGGGGAGACAGCTCGAGCCAGCTGCGGGGAGACAGCTGCGGGGAGACAGCTCGAGCCAGCTGCGGGGAGACAGCTGCGGGGAGACAGCTCAAGCCAGCTGCGGGGAGACAGCTGCGGGGAGACT CCCCTCCACCGTCAGCCCCTCCACCGTCAGCCCCTCCACCGTCagcccctccccatctctccagtCCGTCTGA